In the Arthrobacter sp. Soc17.1.1.1 genome, GAGGTGCCGCCGGAACCAGCGCCATGCCTCGGGGTTGACGGCTTCGCCCACCGTGCCGAGCACGCGGATGCTCGAGAGGTCGTAGCCGCGCGGGACCCCGTCGGGGAACCAGCCCATGAGCGAGCGGACCAGGGTGGGCGCGGTGTAGTAGCTCGTGACGCCGTAGCGTTCGATGATCTCGAAGTGCCGGCCGGGGTGCGGCGTGTTCGGGGTGCCCTCGAAGATGACCTGCGTGGCGCCGTTCGAGAGCGGCCCGTACAGCTCGTAGGTGTGCGCGGTGACCCAGGCCAGGTCGGCGGTGCACCAGTGCACGTCATCGTCCCGGCGTGCTGCATCGGGGTTGCTGAAGAGGTGCTCGAAGCTCGACGACGCCTGCGTGAGGTAGCCGCCCGAGGTGTGCACGAGGCCCTTCGGCTTCCCGGTGGTCCCCGACGTGTACATGATGAACAGCGGCGCCTCGGCGTCGAACGCCTCCGGCGCGTGGTGCGGTGAGGCCGGGTCGACGACGTCGTGCCACCAGACGTCGCGGCCTCCGGTCCATGCGACGGCGGAGCCCGTCCGGCGGATCACGAGGACGTGCTCGATGCTGTCCACACCCTCGACGGCGGCATCCGCGTTGTCCTTGACCGGGACGGCGGCGCCCCGGCGGTACTGGCCGTCGGTGGTGACGAGGAGTCTGGCGCCGGTGTCCTCGACGCGGAAGCGGAGCGCCTCGGCCGAGAACCCGCCGAACACGAGCGAGTGCACGGCCCCGATCCGGGCGCAGGCGAGCGTGATGACCACCGTCTCGACGAGCACGGGCAGGTAGACGACCACGCGGTCGCCCGCCCCGATGCCGAGCCCGAGGAGTGCGTTCGCGGCGCGGGACACCTCGTCCTGCAGTTCGGCGTAGGTCACACTGCGGCGGTCACCCGGCTCGCCCTCGAAATGCAGGGCCACCCGGTCGCCGTTGCCGGCCCGGACGTGCCGGTCCACGCAGTTCACGGCGACGTTGAGCGTACCGCCGGCGAACCACTCGATGACGGGCACGCTGAGCGTCCCGTCCTCCTGCGGAGCGGCCTTCCTGAACGTGTGCAGGGTGTCCCACGGGGTGTCCCACTCGAGCCGCTGTGCCTGCGCCGCCCAGAACGCGAGGCGGTCGGCCTCGTCCTGCGGCATCGCCGACCCCTCCACCGCCGTCGTGCCCGGCGCCGTCGCACTCACGCCCACCGGCGCACCGCCCAGCGCTCGGCGACGCCGAGGAGCGCGTCCGTGGTCTTGCCGATCACGGCCAGCAGGATGATCGCCAGGATGATGCGGTCCACGCGGCCCGTCTGCTGGGAGTCCGTGAGGAGGAAGCCGAGGCCCATCGACGAGGCGATGAGTTCCGCGGCGACGAGGAACAGCCAGGACTGCGCGAGGGCCAGGCGGAGGCCGGAGAACAGGGCGGGCACCACGGCGGGCAGCTGCACGGTGGTCAGCAGACGGACGCCGTTCAGGCCGAAGGCCCGCGCCGCCTCGACGAGGTTGCGGTCCACGTGTCGCAGCCCGAGGTAGAGCGTGGTGAACACGGGGAAGAACGCGCCGATGCTGATCAGGGTGACCTTGGAGTCCTCGTTGATGCCGATCCAGAGGACCAGCAGGGGGACCCACGCCAGGGACGGCACGGCCCGGAGCGCGCCGACGGTCGGGGTGAGCAGGACGTCCGCGATGCGTGACAGGCCCAGCAGGGCGCCCGCCAGCACGCCGAGCACGGAGCCGATGAGGAACCCGAGGACCACGCGCTGCGTCGAGATCAGGATGTGCGTGGCCAGCTGACCACGCTCCACGAGGTCGACCGCGGCCGCGAGCACCGACGCCGGCGAGGGGAGCTGCGACGGCCGAAAGAACCCCGAGGCGGTGCTGAGGTGCCAGGCGAGCAGGATCAGCACAGGGACGACGAGCCCGAGCAGGATGATGACCACACGCCGACCGGCCGTGCCGGTCCTGCCCGGAGTCCTGCCGCCCCCGTCCGAACCGGTGAGCGGAGATCCGGTGGACGCGAGGCCCTCCTTGCTGAGGGGGACGGCACTGCGCCCCGTCAGGTGGTCAGCACTCATGAGGCGGATCCGATGGACGCCGGGTCGGCCTTCTCGACGAACGAGGCGTCGAACAGGGACCCCAGGGCGTCGTCGATCTGCTGCTGGCTCTGCACGTCACCGGTCTCCACGAAGACGGGGCCGATCTTCTCGAGGACGCTGCGCTGGGCCTCGCCCGGGGCCGGGTCGACATCGAGGTTGGTCCGGTCGATGATGACGGAGTTCGCGATGGCGGGATCGATCGCGGCGACCTCGGCGAGGATGGCGGCGGTCTCCTCGGGGTTCTCCTTCGCCCAGGCGCGCGCCTTCTCGTAGGCGTCGACCACGGTCTGCGCGACGTCCGGCTTCTCGGTCAGGAAGTCCTCGGTGGCGTTGAGGAAACCGTAGGTGTTGTAGTCGATGTCGCGGAAGAACAGCTGGGCGCCGTCCTGCTCCGCGGCGGCCATGATCGGGTCGAGACCCGACCACGCATCGACGGCGCCGCTCGCGAGGGCCGCGCGGCCGTCGGCGTGCTGGAGGTTCTCGATGGTGACCTCCGACTGGTCCACGCCGGCCGCCTCGAGGGCCTGCAGCAGGAAGAAGTAGGGGTCCGTGCCGCGGGTCGCTGCGACGGACTTGCCGCGTAGGTCCTCCACGCTGGTGATACCGGAGCCGGGCAGGGTCACGAGGGCCGCCCACTCGGGCTGCGAGTAGATGTCGATGGCCTTGATGGGGGAGCCGTTGGAGCGGGCGAGGAGCGCGGCGGAGCCCGCCGTCGAGCCGACGTCGATCGCCCCGGCCCGCAGGGCCTCGTTGGCCTTGTTCGACCCGGCGGACTGCACCCAGTTGACCGTGATGCCCTGATCGGCGAGCTCGTCCTCCAGCCAGCCCTGGTCCTTGATGATCAGGCTCAGCGGGTTGTAGGTGGCGAAATCGATGTCGAGGGCGCCGCCCTCCGTTGCGGCACCGCCGTCGGCCGCGGCCTGCGTGTCGGCGGCGTTCTCGCCGGCCATGCACCCGCTGAGGCTGAGCGAGAGGGCGGTGGCGAGGGCGAGATTCGGCAGGAGAGCGCGGCGGTTCATGGTGGTCCTTTGCTGGAGCGGCAGGGGAGAGACAGGGGAAAGAGGCAGGGTGGCGCCGGCCGTCGGACGACGGCCGCACCAGGGGGTGGGGGAGCCGGGCTAGTGCCCGGTCACGCCCAGCATGGAGAGCAGCGAGCTCCGGAGGGCCCCGAGGTCCGCGGAGTTGCGGTCGCGCGGGCGGCTCCCGGGGACGGGGACGAGCTCGGCGACGGTGGAGCCCGCCTCGTCGCCCTCGCCGCGCCCGAGAACCAGGATGCGGTCCGCGAGCTGGAGGGCCTCGTCGACGTCGTGGGTGACGAGCAGCACGGTGGTGGGCTGCGCGCGGTGGATGTCGAGCAGGAGGTCCTGCATCCTGATGCGCGTCAGGGCGTCGAGGGCACCGAAGGGTTCGTCGAGCAGCAGCACCCCCGGGTTGCGGGCCAGGGCGCGGGCCAGCGACGTGCGCTGCGCCATGCCGCCGGAGACCTCGCGGGGGCGGTGCTTGGCGAACGTGTC is a window encoding:
- a CDS encoding aliphatic sulfonate ABC transporter substrate-binding protein; amino-acid sequence: MNRRALLPNLALATALSLSLSGCMAGENAADTQAAADGGAATEGGALDIDFATYNPLSLIIKDQGWLEDELADQGITVNWVQSAGSNKANEALRAGAIDVGSTAGSAALLARSNGSPIKAIDIYSQPEWAALVTLPGSGITSVEDLRGKSVAATRGTDPYFFLLQALEAAGVDQSEVTIENLQHADGRAALASGAVDAWSGLDPIMAAAEQDGAQLFFRDIDYNTYGFLNATEDFLTEKPDVAQTVVDAYEKARAWAKENPEETAAILAEVAAIDPAIANSVIIDRTNLDVDPAPGEAQRSVLEKIGPVFVETGDVQSQQQIDDALGSLFDASFVEKADPASIGSAS
- the acs gene encoding acetate--CoA ligase, producing MPQDEADRLAFWAAQAQRLEWDTPWDTLHTFRKAAPQEDGTLSVPVIEWFAGGTLNVAVNCVDRHVRAGNGDRVALHFEGEPGDRRSVTYAELQDEVSRAANALLGLGIGAGDRVVVYLPVLVETVVITLACARIGAVHSLVFGGFSAEALRFRVEDTGARLLVTTDGQYRRGAAVPVKDNADAAVEGVDSIEHVLVIRRTGSAVAWTGGRDVWWHDVVDPASPHHAPEAFDAEAPLFIMYTSGTTGKPKGLVHTSGGYLTQASSSFEHLFSNPDAARRDDDVHWCTADLAWVTAHTYELYGPLSNGATQVIFEGTPNTPHPGRHFEIIERYGVTSYYTAPTLVRSLMGWFPDGVPRGYDLSSIRVLGTVGEAVNPEAWRWFRRHLGRDEVPVVDTWWQSETGATVLSPSPTDTGFKPGCAARALPGVSTRIVDEDGRTVPPGEQGLIVVDRHGPAMARTVWGNPQRYLDAYWRQFARQGWFLAGDGARYDDDGDTWILGRVDDVINVSGHRLSTIEIESALVAHPLVTEAGACPVPDPLTGHAIAAFVVLAAGADPEVDVAAVLRAHVAEAIGPIARPSAVVVVPDVPKTRSGKIMRRLLTQLYEGAPLGDTTSLQNEGCIPGIQDVLAART
- a CDS encoding ABC transporter permease — protein: MSADHLTGRSAVPLSKEGLASTGSPLTGSDGGGRTPGRTGTAGRRVVIILLGLVVPVLILLAWHLSTASGFFRPSQLPSPASVLAAAVDLVERGQLATHILISTQRVVLGFLIGSVLGVLAGALLGLSRIADVLLTPTVGALRAVPSLAWVPLLVLWIGINEDSKVTLISIGAFFPVFTTLYLGLRHVDRNLVEAARAFGLNGVRLLTTVQLPAVVPALFSGLRLALAQSWLFLVAAELIASSMGLGFLLTDSQQTGRVDRIILAIILLAVIGKTTDALLGVAERWAVRRWA